The stretch of DNA AATTACAAGTCCCGGAGACTCATCATGCGTTACGCCCATCCCGGCAGCGAAGGCGCTGTCGTTTCCTTCAAGTCCCGTTACGGCAACTTCATCAACGGCGAGTTCGTCGAGCCGGTCAACGGCCAGTACTTCACCAACCTGTCCCCGGTAAACGGCCAGCCCATCGCCGAGTTTCCCCGCTCAGACGCCGCCGACATCGACAAGGCGCTGGACGCCGCCCACGCCGCAGCCGACGCCTGGGGCAAGACTAGCGTGCAAGCGCGTTCGCTGGTCCTGCTGCAGATTGCCGATCGTATCGAGCAGAACCTAGAAATGCTCGCCATCACCGAAACCTGGGACAACGGCAAGGCGGTGCGCGAAACCCTGAACGCCGACATCCCGCTGGCCGCCGATCACTTCCGCTACTTCGCCGGCTGCATTCGCGCCCAGGAAGGCACCGCCGCCGAGATCGACGAGCACACCGCCGCTTACCATTTCCACGAACCGCTGGGCGTGGTCGGGCAGATCATTCCCTGGAACTTCCCCATTCTCATGGCCGCCTGGAAGCTCGCCCCTGCGCTGGCCGCGGGCAACTGCGTCGTGCTCAAGCCCGCCGAGCAAACCCCGTTGGGCATCGCCGTGCTGATGGAGGTGATCGGCGACCTGCTGCCCCCGGGCGTGCTCAATATCGTGCAGGGTTATGGCCGGGAAGCCGGCGAGGCCCTGGCCAGCAGCAAGCGCATCGCCAAGATCGCCTTCACCGGTTCCACCCCGGTGGGCTCGCACATCATGAAGCGCGCCGCCGAGAGCATCATCCCGAGCACCGTCGAGCTGGGCGGCAAGAGCCCGAATATTTACTTCGAAGACATCATGCAGGCCGAGCCGACCTTCATCGAGAAAGCCGCCGAAGGGCTGGTGCTGGGCTTCTTCAACCAGGGTGAGGTGTGCACCTGTCCGTCGCGGGCGCTGGTGCAGGAGTCGATCTACGGGCCGTTTATGGAAGCGGTGATGAAGAAGGTCTCGCAGATCAAGCGCGGCGACCCGCTGGACACCGACACCATGGTCGGCGCCCAGGCCAGCCAGCAGCAGTTCGACAAGATCATGTCCTACCTGGAAATCGCCAAGCAGGAAGGTGCCGAGGTTCTCACCGGCGGCGCGGCGGAGAAGCTGGAAGGCTCGCTCGCCACCGGCTATTACATCCAGCCGACGCTGCTCAGGGGCACGAACAAGATGCGCGTATTCCAGGAGGAAATCTTTGGCCCGGTGATCGGCGTAACCACCTTCAAGGATGAAGCCGAAGCACTGGCCATCGCCAACGACACCGAGTACGGACTGGGTGCCGGCGTCTGGACCCGCGACATCAACCGCGCTTATCGCATGGGCCGGGCGATCAAGGCCGGACGCGTCTGGACCAACTGCT from Pseudomonas sp. DNDY-54 encodes:
- a CDS encoding aldehyde dehydrogenase family protein, yielding MRYAHPGSEGAVVSFKSRYGNFINGEFVEPVNGQYFTNLSPVNGQPIAEFPRSDAADIDKALDAAHAAADAWGKTSVQARSLVLLQIADRIEQNLEMLAITETWDNGKAVRETLNADIPLAADHFRYFAGCIRAQEGTAAEIDEHTAAYHFHEPLGVVGQIIPWNFPILMAAWKLAPALAAGNCVVLKPAEQTPLGIAVLMEVIGDLLPPGVLNIVQGYGREAGEALASSKRIAKIAFTGSTPVGSHIMKRAAESIIPSTVELGGKSPNIYFEDIMQAEPTFIEKAAEGLVLGFFNQGEVCTCPSRALVQESIYGPFMEAVMKKVSQIKRGDPLDTDTMVGAQASQQQFDKIMSYLEIAKQEGAEVLTGGAAEKLEGSLATGYYIQPTLLRGTNKMRVFQEEIFGPVIGVTTFKDEAEALAIANDTEYGLGAGVWTRDINRAYRMGRAIKAGRVWTNCYHLYPAHAAFGGYKKSGVGRETHKMILDSYQQTKNLLISYDINPLGFF